The Branchiostoma floridae strain S238N-H82 chromosome 17, Bfl_VNyyK, whole genome shotgun sequence genome has a window encoding:
- the LOC118404951 gene encoding sushi, nidogen and EGF-like domain-containing protein 1, with the protein MSQGTSVQRLDKMRQLTLTVCLLASLVMTSAQITPVNNTAFYPYGPGTADNEGASGQQSLSVSFPFFGNSYNSLYVNTNGAISFGYAVTGFTSAAFPVTDNKVIAAFFTDIQTDHTGQIYHRETVDADVLARATMDVRTAFPADNGSFVATWTYIATWHEVGMKGATGDGLNLVSTIKCSIKVKVS; encoded by the exons TCTCAAGGGACTTCAGTGCAGCGACTCGACAAGATGAGACAACTCACTCTGACGGTGTGTCTGCTGGCTTCCCTGGTTATGACCTCGGCTCAG ATAACTCCAGTGAACAACACTGCCTTCTACCCGTACGGACCCGGTACTGCAGACAATGAGGGCGCTTCAGGACAGCAGAGCCTCAGCGTCTCATTCCCATTCTTTGGGAACAGCTATAATTCACTTTAC GTGAATACCAACGGCGCCATCTCCTTTGGATACGCGGTAACAGGCTTCACGTCAGCTGCGTTTCCAGTGACCGACAACAAAGTCATCGCCGCTTTCTTCACTGACATCCAGACAGACCATACTGGTCAAATCTACCATCGGGAAACTGTCGATGCTGATGTGTTGGCCAGAGCAACCATGGATGTCAGGACAGCCTTTCCCGCCGATAATGGAAGCTTCGTGGCGACCTGGACCTACATCGCAACCTGGCATGAAGTTGGGATGAAGGGGGCGACGGGAGATGGTCTCAATCTTGTAAGTACAATAAAGTGCAgcattaaagttaaagttagttaa